One genomic segment of Mesoterricola silvestris includes these proteins:
- a CDS encoding nucleoside deaminase: MTHRSGPTPGQILRHLRRANAIAARAVAMGRHPFGALLVAPDHETVLLEQGNVSTVNHAESVLARTADMNFTPGYLWDCTLYTTVEPCAMCAATQYWANIGRLVYGLEERRLLELTGNDPENPTLDVPARYLYAHGQKDIQVIGPVPEVEEEVAALHRGFWKR; this comes from the coding sequence ATGACCCACCGATCCGGACCCACGCCCGGCCAGATCCTGCGCCACCTGCGCCGGGCCAACGCCATCGCCGCCCGCGCCGTGGCCATGGGCCGCCACCCCTTCGGCGCCCTCCTCGTGGCCCCCGACCACGAGACGGTCCTCCTGGAGCAGGGCAACGTGAGCACGGTGAACCACGCCGAAAGCGTCCTGGCCCGCACCGCCGACATGAACTTCACCCCCGGGTACCTCTGGGACTGCACCCTCTACACCACGGTGGAACCCTGCGCCATGTGCGCCGCCACCCAGTACTGGGCCAACATCGGCCGCCTGGTGTATGGCCTGGAGGAGCGGCGCCTCCTGGAACTGACCGGCAACGACCCGGAAAACCCTACCCTGGATGTGCCGGCGAGGTACCTCTACGCCCACGGCCAGAAGGACATCCAGGTCATCGGCCCGGTCCCGGAGGTGGAGGAGGAAGTCGCCGCGTTGCACCGGGGCTTTTGGAAGAGATAG